One window of Fusobacterium polymorphum genomic DNA carries:
- a CDS encoding TIGR03915 family putative DNA repair protein, whose amino-acid sequence MSNYYYDGSFDGLLTVIYMAYNDRESEMLRVSAKAEQLILALDDIHVITDFSKARRVEKAICDKLSYNFLNNIRTCFLSNDKNKDTIIIRTVYKVLKQGEEILNSLDEHAFYMNKLIKQVLNERHKYLGLLRFKEMKDGTMFSTIEPKNNVLPILISHFKNRMKKEKFAIYDKGRKTIVYYDSKKAEIFFVESLEIEWSDEEIEYSELWKTFHKSISIKERENKKLQQSNIPKYYWKYLIEDM is encoded by the coding sequence ATGTCAAATTATTATTATGATGGAAGTTTTGATGGATTATTAACAGTTATTTATATGGCATATAATGATAGAGAAAGTGAAATGCTTAGAGTAAGTGCTAAAGCAGAGCAACTTATTTTAGCACTTGATGATATTCATGTCATAACTGATTTTTCTAAGGCTAGACGGGTTGAAAAAGCTATATGTGATAAATTATCTTATAACTTTCTAAATAACATACGTACTTGCTTTTTATCAAATGATAAAAATAAAGATACTATAATAATTCGTACAGTATATAAAGTATTGAAACAAGGAGAAGAAATTTTAAATTCCTTAGATGAACATGCTTTCTATATGAATAAACTTATAAAACAGGTATTAAATGAGCGACATAAGTATCTTGGGTTACTAAGATTTAAAGAAATGAAAGATGGCACAATGTTTTCAACTATTGAGCCTAAAAATAATGTTCTTCCTATTCTGATTTCTCATTTTAAAAACAGGATGAAAAAAGAAAAATTTGCAATTTATGATAAAGGAAGAAAGACCATAGTTTATTATGATAGTAAAAAAGCAGAAATCTTTTTTGTAGAATCTCTTGAAATTGAGTGGAGTGATGAAGAAATAGAATATTCAGAACTTTGGAAAACTTTTCATAAGAGTATCTCAATAAAAGAAAGAGAAAATAAGAAACTTCAACAGAGTAATATTCCAAAATATTATTGGAAATACCTTATTGAAGATATGTAG
- the cbiG gene encoding cobalt-precorrin 5A hydrolase — MKLAFWTVTKGAGNIAREYKEKLKEHLKDYEIDVFTLKKYDVENTSQIDDFTNNINEKFSQYDGHIFIMASGIVIRKIASLIGTKDKDPAVLLIDEGKHFVISLLSGHLGGANELTYSLANILKLVPVITTSSDVTGKIAVDTISQKLNAELEDLKSAKDVTSLIVNGQKVNILLPKNVKVADKNSADGFILISNKKNIEYTRIYPKNLILGIGCKKDTKAEDILTAIENCLDKNNLDIKSVKKVATVDVKENEQGLIDAVKFLNLDLEIISREEIKKVQDQFEGSDFVEKNIGVRAVSEPVALLSSTGNGKFLVMKEKYNGITISIYEEEIEKYE, encoded by the coding sequence ATGAAATTAGCATTTTGGACTGTAACTAAAGGTGCAGGAAATATTGCAAGAGAATATAAAGAAAAGTTAAAAGAACATTTAAAAGATTATGAAATAGATGTTTTTACTTTAAAAAAATATGATGTAGAAAATACAAGTCAAATAGACGATTTTACAAATAATATAAATGAAAAATTTTCTCAATATGATGGACATATTTTTATAATGGCAAGTGGAATTGTAATAAGAAAAATAGCAAGTTTAATAGGAACAAAAGATAAAGACCCTGCTGTACTTTTAATAGATGAGGGAAAACATTTTGTAATTTCTCTTTTATCAGGACATCTAGGTGGAGCAAATGAGTTAACCTATTCACTTGCAAATATTTTAAAGCTTGTTCCTGTTATAACAACAAGTTCAGATGTTACTGGAAAAATAGCAGTAGATACTATATCTCAAAAATTAAATGCAGAATTAGAAGATTTAAAATCTGCAAAAGATGTAACATCTCTTATAGTTAATGGACAGAAAGTAAATATACTTTTACCTAAGAATGTAAAAGTGGCAGATAAGAATTCAGCAGATGGTTTTATTCTAATATCAAATAAGAAAAATATAGAATATACTAGAATTTATCCTAAAAATTTAATTTTAGGTATTGGCTGTAAGAAAGATACAAAAGCAGAAGATATTTTAACTGCTATTGAAAATTGTTTAGATAAAAATAATTTAGATATAAAATCAGTAAAAAAAGTGGCAACTGTGGATGTAAAAGAAAATGAACAAGGTTTAATAGATGCAGTAAAATTTTTAAATTTAGATTTAGAAATAATTTCAAGAGAAGAAATAAAAAAAGTTCAAGACCAATTTGAAGGTTCAGATTTTGTAGAAAAGAATATTGGAGTGAGAGCTGTGTCAGAACCTGTTGCACTCTTATCATCAACAGGAAATGGAAAATTTTTAGTAATGAAAGAAAAATACAATGGAATAACAATTTCAATTTATGAAGAGGAGATAGAAAAATATGAATAA
- the cobJ gene encoding precorrin-3B C(17)-methyltransferase, producing MNNGKIYVVGIGPGNMEDISIRAYNILKNINVIAGYTTYVDLVKDEFPDKEFLVSGMKREIERCREVLEVAKTGKDVALISSGDAGIYGMAGIMLEVAMESGIEVEVVPGITSTIAGAALVGAPLMHDQAIISLSDLLTDWEVIKKRIDCASQGDFVISLYNPKSKGRIEQIVEAREIMLKHKLPTTPVALLRHIGRKEENYTLTTLEDFLNFEIDMFTIVLVGNSNTYVKDGKMITPRGYEKKSNWGK from the coding sequence ATGAATAATGGAAAAATTTATGTAGTAGGTATAGGACCAGGAAATATGGAAGATATAAGTATAAGAGCATATAATATTTTAAAAAATATAAATGTAATTGCAGGATATACAACTTATGTTGACTTAGTTAAAGATGAATTTCCTGATAAAGAATTTTTAGTTTCAGGAATGAAAAGAGAAATAGAAAGATGTAGAGAAGTTTTAGAAGTTGCTAAGACAGGAAAAGATGTTGCTTTAATTAGTAGTGGAGATGCTGGAATTTATGGTATGGCAGGTATAATGTTAGAAGTTGCTATGGAAAGTGGAATAGAAGTTGAAGTTGTTCCAGGAATTACTTCAACAATAGCAGGGGCAGCATTAGTCGGAGCTCCTCTTATGCACGACCAAGCTATAATAAGTTTAAGTGATTTATTAACTGATTGGGAAGTTATTAAGAAAAGAATTGACTGTGCAAGCCAAGGAGATTTTGTAATTTCACTTTATAATCCTAAAAGTAAAGGAAGAATAGAACAAATTGTTGAAGCAAGAGAAATTATGTTAAAACATAAATTACCTACTACTCCTGTTGCTTTATTAAGACATATAGGAAGAAAAGAGGAGAATTATACTTTAACAACATTAGAAGATTTCTTAAATTTTGAAATAGATATGTTCACAATAGTATTAGTTGGAAATTCTAATACTTATGTAAAAGATGGAAAAATGATAACACCTAGAGGTTATGAAAAGAAAAGTAATTGGGGAAAATAA
- the cobK gene encoding precorrin-6A reductase gives MIWVIGGTKDSRDFLEKFVKYSDNIIVSTATEYGAKLIENLPVKTSSEKMDKEAMLKFVEDNKIRKVIDISHPYAFEVSKNAMEVAEEKNIEYFRFEREKVDILPKKYKNFEEIKDLIDYVEKLDGNILVTLGSNNVPLFKDLKNLSNIYFRILSRWDMVKRCEDNNILPKNIIAMQGPFTENMNIAMMEQFNIKYLITKKAGDTGGEREKVSACDKLDVEIIYLEKKEIIYKNCYKDIDILIKNLVQ, from the coding sequence ATGATTTGGGTTATTGGTGGTACTAAAGATTCAAGAGATTTTTTAGAAAAATTTGTAAAATATAGTGATAATATTATTGTTTCAACTGCAACAGAATATGGAGCAAAATTAATAGAAAATTTACCTGTAAAAACTTCATCAGAAAAAATGGATAAAGAAGCTATGTTAAAATTTGTAGAAGATAATAAAATTAGAAAAGTAATAGATATAAGTCATCCGTATGCTTTTGAAGTTTCTAAAAATGCAATGGAAGTTGCAGAAGAAAAAAATATTGAATATTTTAGATTTGAAAGAGAAAAAGTAGATATTTTACCTAAAAAATATAAAAATTTTGAAGAAATTAAAGATTTAATAGACTATGTAGAAAAACTTGATGGAAATATTTTGGTTACTTTAGGAAGTAACAATGTTCCTCTTTTCAAAGATTTAAAAAATTTATCTAATATCTATTTTAGAATTTTATCAAGATGGGATATGGTAAAAAGATGTGAAGATAATAATATACTTCCTAAAAATATTATTGCTATGCAAGGACCATTTACTGAAAATATGAATATAGCAATGATGGAACAATTTAATATAAAATATTTAATTACTAAAAAAGCAGGAGATACAGGTGGAGAAAGAGAAAAAGTAAGTGCCTGTGATAAACTTGATGTTGAGATTATTTATCTTGAGAAAAAAGAAATAATTTATAAAAATTGTTATAAAGATATTGATATTTTAATAAAAAATTTGGTACAATAG
- a CDS encoding AAA domain-containing protein: MNKRESIIALYQYIAEVIKSLKTEKKDIHNEEWYYFLENLPKHPGITFNYLDNKNNLSYQKILQVEKLPFLKPLAIDKELLEWISGDWGDYKSSIKLLSEKIVKENNSVKVVNISDEEKEILEKLLKDRQLWIEEQKKIEVVRKLFDILYSKYLSLDRDSDTLELLVANGIVKIPNEDIYYPVLLKKVNFSLDAERNLITVVDSSDNDFITQELYLNFLAEVENINLDNVFKLGDKIIENNIHPISKNDVIKDFFREFIHSLNPRAEFVEDKKISDEDNVITIEWKPILFIRKKDDGKIEAINNIIKDIEEGGEIPGYLTELVGIIENDKKEVEDIPDILFTKETNNEQVEIIKNIYSHKAVVVQGPPGTGKTHTIANLLGHFLAEGKNVLITSQTKKALEVLKEKIPNEIQDLCISMLDDDSNDLGNSVESISEKLGYLNLEQLKNEYEEIERNRNELKEDIKNIKRKIFNIKYQESKPIIYNNESISLKEAGEFLRKNERELDKIPGIVSSGVLCPINNEELDFLKSGYKKSVSKEEEKEIELGLNKISDFWSLEEFEEMLEAKKEIMFKIELLLKNRKYHINDEILYIDDNIIIDLEKFKNYTDIDNIIPEELKIIEDWKKDVCIAGTENSGDRKIWLDFIKDIKKLYELTNNTKDKFFKKDIVYKDIDVSTAKNLIIALKNGLEKPGFFFKHRLRKAKREIADKVTINKRILETLYDCDLALDYTNLVELEENTKNSWNLLMAGNTLIDRVNNNKNFSKQLYSYADQMEYLLNWYDKERKVFLNKIENAGFERLDISKTEGSPIYVDEINQILDFIPVLEELIAIGKVGLEYREVDKKRTEYLERIESIIKENSFLGNEIKNAIEKENTEKYSETLKKLEVLAGKEELYRKYKDLLKNVKAVANLWADELEKGLFNEKIENIYNAWRYKQISQTLKELIEKPYESLQEDILEKSEELNKLTAELVTKKTWYNIVKFIEEKDNLAISQALRGWKQTIQKIGKGTGKNTVLYKKHAKEKMLLCQKVVPAWIMPLNKVFDTLNPVENKFDIVIVDEASQSDISSLILLYMAKKIIIVGDDKQVSPSDVGINIDKINMFRRKYIKGKIANDDLYGIRASLYSIVSTTFQPISLREHFRSVPEIIGYSNKTSYDNQILPLRDSNSSILKPAIVECKVDGKRDEKNKINKIEAEAIVSLIEVCIGMKEYKNSSFGVISLLGDEQAELIQNLIVKRIPAIEIENHKILCGNPASFQGDERDVMFISLVDSSEGNKTLRLVGEGVEGATRKRYNVAISRAKDQLWIVHSIDKNSLKEGDLRKELFEYINSVKENTFEKTIDENTVISDFENEITKHLLEKNYTVKQQWKVGSYDIDIVAIYGDKKIAIECDGKNLNHPQEEIVTSLAEQEVLKRCGWEFVRVRASQYFRNPDKAIKELILQLEEKGIYPNNKEIQSNRVELLDSIKAEALELMEKYEEN, from the coding sequence ATGAATAAGAGGGAAAGTATCATAGCACTCTATCAATATATCGCTGAGGTGATCAAAAGTTTAAAGACTGAGAAAAAAGATATTCATAATGAAGAATGGTATTATTTTTTAGAAAATCTTCCAAAACATCCAGGGATTACATTTAATTATTTGGACAATAAAAATAATCTATCATATCAAAAAATTTTACAAGTTGAAAAATTACCTTTTTTAAAACCCTTAGCTATTGATAAGGAGCTTTTAGAGTGGATTAGTGGAGATTGGGGTGACTATAAGTCATCAATTAAGTTATTATCCGAAAAAATTGTTAAAGAAAATAATTCTGTAAAAGTTGTTAATATTTCAGATGAAGAAAAAGAAATATTAGAAAAACTTTTAAAAGATAGACAATTATGGATAGAAGAACAAAAAAAGATTGAAGTTGTAAGAAAATTATTTGATATATTATACAGCAAATATTTAAGCTTGGATAGAGATTCAGATACTCTTGAATTGCTAGTTGCAAATGGAATAGTAAAAATTCCTAATGAAGATATATATTATCCAGTTTTATTGAAAAAAGTTAATTTTTCTCTTGATGCTGAAAGAAATTTAATTACTGTTGTTGATAGTTCTGACAATGATTTTATTACACAAGAGCTTTATCTAAATTTTCTAGCAGAAGTTGAAAATATAAACTTAGATAATGTTTTTAAATTAGGAGATAAAATTATAGAAAATAATATTCATCCAATTTCAAAAAATGATGTAATAAAAGATTTCTTTAGAGAATTTATCCATAGTTTAAATCCAAGAGCAGAATTTGTTGAAGATAAAAAAATAAGTGATGAAGATAATGTTATAACTATTGAATGGAAACCTATACTTTTTATTAGAAAAAAAGATGATGGAAAAATTGAAGCTATCAACAATATAATTAAAGATATAGAAGAGGGAGGAGAAATCCCAGGATATTTGACTGAATTAGTTGGAATTATTGAAAATGATAAAAAAGAGGTAGAAGATATTCCAGATATTCTTTTTACAAAAGAAACTAATAATGAGCAAGTGGAAATTATTAAGAATATTTATTCACATAAAGCAGTAGTTGTACAAGGGCCACCTGGAACTGGAAAAACTCATACTATTGCTAATTTATTAGGACATTTTCTAGCAGAAGGAAAAAATGTTTTAATAACAAGTCAAACTAAAAAAGCTTTGGAAGTCTTAAAAGAAAAAATTCCAAATGAGATACAAGATTTATGTATTTCAATGTTAGATGATGATAGTAATGATTTAGGAAATTCAGTAGAAAGTATTTCAGAAAAGTTAGGCTACTTAAATTTAGAGCAGCTTAAAAATGAATATGAAGAAATAGAAAGAAATAGAAATGAGCTTAAAGAAGATATAAAAAATATTAAAAGAAAAATATTTAATATAAAGTATCAAGAAAGTAAACCTATTATTTATAATAATGAAAGCATAAGTTTAAAAGAAGCAGGAGAATTTTTAAGAAAAAATGAAAGAGAATTAGATAAAATACCAGGTATAGTAAGTAGTGGAGTTCTTTGTCCTATAAACAATGAAGAACTTGATTTCTTAAAATCTGGGTACAAGAAAAGTGTAAGCAAAGAAGAAGAAAAAGAAATAGAATTAGGCTTAAATAAGATTTCAGATTTTTGGAGCTTAGAAGAATTTGAAGAAATGCTTGAAGCTAAAAAAGAAATTATGTTTAAAATAGAACTTCTTTTAAAAAATAGAAAATATCATATAAATGATGAAATATTATATATAGATGATAATATAATAATAGATTTAGAAAAATTTAAAAATTATACTGATATAGATAATATTATTCCTGAAGAATTAAAAATAATTGAAGATTGGAAAAAAGATGTTTGTATTGCAGGTACTGAAAATTCAGGAGATAGAAAAATATGGTTAGATTTTATTAAAGATATTAAAAAATTGTATGAACTTACAAATAATACAAAAGATAAATTCTTTAAAAAAGATATAGTCTATAAAGATATTGATGTAAGTACAGCAAAAAATTTAATTATAGCATTAAAAAATGGTTTAGAAAAACCAGGCTTCTTTTTTAAACATAGATTAAGAAAAGCAAAAAGAGAAATAGCTGATAAAGTTACTATAAATAAAAGAATTTTAGAAACTTTATATGATTGTGATTTAGCTTTAGATTATACTAATTTAGTTGAGTTAGAAGAAAATACAAAAAATTCTTGGAATCTTTTAATGGCTGGAAATACTTTAATAGATAGAGTAAACAATAATAAAAACTTCTCTAAACAATTATATTCTTATGCTGATCAAATGGAGTATCTATTAAATTGGTATGATAAAGAAAGAAAAGTTTTTTTAAATAAAATTGAAAATGCTGGTTTTGAAAGACTAGATATCAGTAAAACAGAAGGAAGCCCAATTTATGTTGATGAAATCAATCAGATTCTTGATTTTATTCCTGTACTTGAAGAATTAATAGCTATTGGAAAAGTAGGACTAGAGTATAGGGAAGTTGATAAAAAGCGTACTGAATATTTAGAAAGAATTGAAAGTATAATTAAAGAGAACTCTTTTTTAGGTAATGAAATAAAGAATGCTATTGAAAAAGAAAATACAGAAAAGTATTCTGAAACATTGAAAAAACTTGAAGTATTAGCTGGAAAAGAAGAACTATATAGAAAATATAAAGACTTATTAAAAAATGTAAAAGCTGTTGCTAATCTATGGGCTGATGAATTAGAAAAAGGTCTATTTAATGAAAAAATTGAAAATATTTATAATGCATGGAGATATAAACAAATTTCTCAAACATTAAAAGAATTAATTGAAAAACCTTATGAAAGCTTACAAGAAGATATTTTAGAAAAATCAGAAGAATTAAATAAATTAACAGCAGAACTAGTAACTAAAAAAACTTGGTATAATATTGTAAAATTTATTGAAGAAAAAGATAATTTAGCAATTAGTCAAGCACTAAGAGGATGGAAACAAACTATTCAAAAAATTGGAAAAGGTACAGGAAAAAATACTGTATTATATAAAAAACATGCAAAAGAAAAGATGTTACTTTGTCAAAAAGTTGTTCCTGCTTGGATTATGCCTTTAAATAAAGTATTTGATACTTTAAATCCTGTTGAAAATAAATTTGACATAGTTATAGTTGATGAAGCTAGCCAATCAGATATAAGTTCATTAATTTTACTATATATGGCTAAAAAGATTATAATTGTTGGAGATGATAAACAAGTTAGTCCATCAGATGTAGGTATTAACATTGATAAAATAAATATGTTTAGAAGAAAATACATCAAAGGTAAAATAGCTAATGATGATTTGTATGGAATAAGAGCTTCATTATATTCTATTGTGTCAACTACATTTCAACCTATAAGTTTAAGAGAACACTTTAGATCTGTTCCTGAAATTATTGGGTATAGTAATAAAACATCTTATGATAATCAAATATTACCTTTAAGAGATTCAAACTCATCTATTTTAAAACCTGCTATTGTTGAGTGCAAAGTAGATGGAAAAAGAGATGAGAAAAATAAAATTAATAAAATTGAAGCTGAAGCTATTGTTAGCTTGATTGAAGTTTGTATAGGTATGAAAGAATATAAAAATAGTAGCTTTGGAGTAATTTCATTGTTAGGAGATGAACAAGCTGAATTAATTCAGAATTTAATAGTTAAAAGGATTCCAGCAATTGAAATTGAAAATCATAAAATTTTATGTGGAAATCCTGCTAGCTTCCAAGGAGATGAAAGAGATGTAATGTTTATTAGTTTGGTAGATAGTAGTGAAGGTAATAAAACTCTTAGGTTAGTTGGTGAAGGTGTAGAAGGAGCAACTAGAAAAAGATATAATGTTGCAATTAGTCGTGCTAAAGATCAATTATGGATAGTTCATTCAATAGATAAAAATAGTTTAAAAGAAGGAGATTTAAGAAAAGAACTATTTGAATATATAAATTCTGTTAAAGAAAATACCTTTGAAAAAACTATTGATGAAAATACAGTTATTTCTGATTTTGAAAATGAAATTACAAAACATTTACTAGAAAAAAATTATACTGTAAAACAACAATGGAAAGTAGGTTCTTATGACATAGATATAGTTGCTATTTATGGAGATAAAAAAATTGCTATTGAATGTGATGGAAAAAATTTAAATCATCCACAAGAAGAAATTGTTACTAGCTTAGCTGAACAAGAAGTTTTAAAACGTTGTGGTTGGGAATTTGTAAGAGTAAGAGCAAGTCAATATTTTAGAAATCCCGATAAAGCAATAAAAGAACTTATACTTCAATTGGAAGAAAAAGGAATATACCCTAATAACAAAGAAATTCAATCTAATAGAGTTGAGTTATTAGATAGTATAAAAGCTGAAGCATTAGAGTTAATGGAGAAATATGAAGAAAATTAA
- a CDS encoding cation diffusion facilitator family transporter yields the protein MKKIKEEKRESVIIKTSIIGIFTNLILVVFKAIIGLISNSIAILLDAVNNLSDALSSIVTIIATKLADSEPDKKHPLGHGRIEYLSAMIVAGIIFYAGITSLIESIKKIFNPLEVEYSKVTFIILIVSIVLKLLLGRYVKNIGEKFNSPSLVASGSDATFDAILSSSVLVSAILYIFTDINIEAYVGVLISIFIIKSGIEIFMEAVNEILGERVDKETINEIKKTICKIENVYGAYDLMLHNYGPDKYVGSVHIEIPDSMTAEEIDPLERKITNIVLQKHNVYLSGITIYSMNPKNEDIAKLRYKIYKIVMSNDGVLEFHGFYLEEKNKSIRFDIIIDYSIKNREEIYNKILNDVKKEYPDYTINIKVDIDI from the coding sequence ATGAAGAAAATTAAAGAAGAAAAAAGAGAAAGTGTTATTATAAAAACAAGTATTATAGGAATTTTTACAAACTTAATATTAGTTGTTTTTAAAGCAATAATTGGTTTAATTTCAAATTCTATTGCTATTTTATTGGATGCAGTAAATAATTTGAGTGATGCACTATCTTCTATTGTTACAATTATTGCAACTAAATTAGCAGATTCTGAGCCAGATAAAAAACATCCTTTGGGACATGGTAGAATAGAATATTTAAGTGCAATGATTGTTGCAGGAATTATTTTCTATGCCGGTATAACTTCTTTAATAGAGTCTATTAAAAAAATTTTTAATCCACTAGAAGTTGAGTATTCAAAAGTTACTTTTATTATACTAATAGTTTCAATTGTTCTAAAACTTCTACTTGGAAGGTATGTAAAAAATATTGGAGAAAAATTTAATTCTCCATCACTTGTTGCATCTGGTTCAGATGCAACATTTGACGCTATTCTTTCATCTTCTGTTTTAGTATCAGCAATACTATATATTTTTACAGATATTAATATAGAAGCCTATGTTGGAGTTCTTATTTCAATTTTTATAATTAAATCTGGTATAGAAATATTTATGGAAGCTGTAAATGAAATTTTAGGAGAAAGAGTTGATAAGGAAACAATAAATGAAATAAAGAAAACTATCTGTAAAATTGAAAATGTATATGGAGCTTATGACTTAATGTTACATAACTATGGACCTGACAAATATGTAGGCTCTGTTCATATTGAAATACCTGATTCAATGACAGCTGAGGAAATTGATCCTCTTGAAAGAAAGATAACTAACATAGTTTTACAAAAACATAATGTTTATTTATCAGGGATTACAATATATTCAATGAATCCCAAAAATGAGGATATAGCTAAACTTCGTTATAAGATTTATAAAATAGTTATGTCAAATGATGGAGTCCTAGAATTTCATGGTTTCTATTTGGAAGAAAAAAATAAATCTATTAGGTTTGATATAATTATTGACTACTCTATAAAAAATAGAGAAGAAATCTATAATAAGATTTTAAATGATGTTAAAAAGGAATATCCAGATTACACTATTAATATTAAAGTGGACATTGATATATAA
- a CDS encoding DUF4198 domain-containing protein: MLSKKLLIGALVATMSVSSFAHFQMIYTADSNISGKSSVPFELIFTHPSDGVEAHSMDIGKDEKGTINPVVEFFSIHNGEKTDLKANLKASKFGPASKQVTSYKFNLDKSSGLKGGGDWGLVFVPAPYYEASEEVYIQQITKVLVNKDDLATDWNKRLANGYPEIIPLSNPITWKGEIFRAQVVDKAGKPVANAEIEIEYLNANIKNSKFVGELQKEKTATVIYADENGYFSFIPIHKGYWGFAALGAGGEMKHNGKELSQDAILWIEAK, from the coding sequence ATGTTATCTAAAAAATTACTTATTGGAGCTCTTGTAGCTACTATGTCTGTATCTTCTTTTGCACATTTTCAAATGATTTACACAGCTGATTCTAATATTTCTGGGAAATCTTCTGTGCCATTTGAATTAATTTTTACACATCCATCAGATGGAGTTGAAGCTCACAGTATGGATATTGGAAAAGATGAAAAAGGAACTATAAATCCTGTTGTAGAATTTTTCTCTATTCATAACGGAGAAAAAACTGATTTAAAAGCAAATTTAAAAGCATCAAAATTTGGACCTGCTTCTAAACAAGTTACTTCTTATAAATTTAATTTAGACAAAAGCTCTGGATTAAAAGGTGGAGGAGATTGGGGATTAGTTTTTGTTCCTGCTCCATATTATGAAGCATCAGAAGAAGTTTATATTCAACAAATTACTAAGGTATTAGTTAATAAAGATGATTTAGCTACTGATTGGAATAAAAGATTGGCTAATGGATACCCTGAAATAATTCCTTTATCAAACCCAATTACTTGGAAGGGTGAAATTTTTAGAGCACAAGTTGTTGATAAAGCTGGAAAACCAGTTGCTAATGCAGAAATTGAAATAGAATATCTAAATGCCAATATTAAAAATTCTAAATTTGTAGGAGAATTACAAAAAGAAAAAACTGCAACTGTTATTTATGCAGATGAAAATGGATATTTCTCTTTTATTCCAATACATAAAGGATATTGGGGATTTGCAGCATTAGGTGCAGGTGGAGAAATGAAACATAATGGAAAAGAACTTTCACAAGATGCTATTCTTTGGATAGAAGCTAAATAG
- a CDS encoding M48 family metallopeptidase encodes MEYTVTKKKIKNFIIRIYPDLRIAVSVPLHASNKDIENFIQSKKEWIETILEKIKVAKENKNTLKESSIKILGKEIDKKIIESDLERIRLTNTSIYIYSKEIDNTQIDKKLLEWKVEKLKAILDEYLNKYTKLLNINIDYYQIKKLSSAWGIYHKKENYISFNSDLIEKDIDCIEYVVLHELCHIFYMNHQKDFWALVEKYMPDYKVRRKNLKTFI; translated from the coding sequence GTGGAATATACAGTTACAAAGAAGAAAATAAAAAATTTTATAATTAGAATATACCCTGATTTAAGGATTGCAGTATCTGTTCCTCTGCATGCAAGTAATAAAGATATAGAAAACTTTATTCAGAGTAAAAAGGAATGGATAGAAACAATTTTAGAAAAAATAAAGGTAGCTAAGGAAAATAAAAATACTCTTAAAGAAAGTAGTATAAAAATTTTAGGGAAAGAAATAGATAAAAAAATTATTGAATCAGATTTAGAAAGGATAAGATTAACTAATACAAGTATCTACATTTATTCAAAAGAAATTGATAATACTCAAATAGATAAAAAATTATTAGAGTGGAAAGTTGAAAAGTTAAAAGCTATTTTAGATGAATATTTAAATAAATATACTAAACTTCTAAATATAAATATTGATTATTATCAAATTAAAAAGCTTTCTTCTGCTTGGGGAATATACCATAAAAAAGAAAACTATATTAGTTTTAACTCTGATTTAATTGAAAAAGATATTGACTGTATTGAATATGTTGTATTACATGAATTATGTCATATATTTTATATGAATCATCAAAAAGATTTTTGGGCTTTGGTTGAAAAATATATGCCAGACTATAAAGTAAGAAGAAAAAATTTAAAGACTTTCATTTAA
- a CDS encoding phosphatase PAP2 family protein gives MNKLLKLKIKYTIFISIFFVIFYKGAEFYTYTVKNVPSYFMDWEKNIPFLPIFMLPYMTSAPFFLVTVFLEKNESSLKLLMKRAVFLTVVSTAIFVIYPMKFYFQKPEIDNQIFKFLFYLLGKLDSSFNQCPSLHVSFAFLSVVVYCREVKSKFLKSFLCIWGFLLAISILFVYQHHFIDFVGGTLMFLITCIIFPRKKG, from the coding sequence GTGAATAAACTATTAAAATTAAAGATTAAATATACTATTTTTATATCAATATTTTTTGTAATTTTCTATAAAGGGGCTGAATTTTATACATATACAGTTAAGAATGTTCCTTCATATTTTATGGATTGGGAGAAAAACATTCCTTTTTTGCCCATATTTATGTTACCATATATGACATCAGCACCATTTTTTTTAGTAACTGTATTTTTAGAAAAAAATGAAAGTAGTTTAAAATTACTTATGAAAAGAGCAGTCTTTTTAACAGTAGTTTCTACTGCTATATTTGTAATATATCCAATGAAATTTTATTTTCAAAAACCTGAAATTGATAATCAAATTTTTAAATTTCTTTTTTACTTATTAGGAAAATTAGATAGTAGTTTTAACCAATGTCCATCATTACATGTAAGTTTTGCCTTTCTTTCTGTTGTAGTTTATTGTAGAGAAGTAAAATCTAAATTTTTAAAATCATTTTTATGTATATGGGGATTTTTACTTGCAATTTCAATTTTATTTGTATATCAACATCATTTTATTGATTTTGTAGGAGGAACATTAATGTTTTTAATAACTTGTATAATTTTTCCAAGAAAAAAAGGCTAA